A section of the Saccharopolyspora gregorii genome encodes:
- a CDS encoding ABC transporter ATP-binding protein, with the protein MSGTTRALPLAGAVEVRRTVAAYLRPHRGLSAAMVATAVLAALAGLVAPWAIGGLVDGVLAGTTPAEIVVRTAVVAVAGLLSAVLTAVSAALVAKLGQRVLARMREDTVSAALHLPSAVIERSGRGDLLSRVGDDVAVISQVVAALLAPWITALLTVALTMGGLFALDPWLMVAGMLALPVYGFSLRWYLPRAARRYSAERAAFADRAESLVSALEGLPTLRAYGAEAEHVGLVERSSDRARGLSRSVVWFSTRWGKWMNIAELVGLSAIVVAGFVLVDVGAATVGAVTAAALYFHRLFNPLSLLVASFDQVQSAFASLQRIVGVLGIPRERPAGAHDGAPAALVADRVTYRYPGSAEPVLHEVSLRIEPGETIALVGASGAGKSTLATLLAGLVEPDEGTVTFGGGPVAGTGAVLLVPQEAHVFSGPLIEDLRLARQDATEAEVRHALEVVGADWIEELPEGVHTAVGELGHPLGPDRVAQVALARALLADPAVVLLDEATAEASSREAGRLEDAAAAVLRDRAGLVVAHRLRQAAIADRVLVMDDGRVVESGAHDELLAAGGHYARLWEAWSTPRPEAKLALEG; encoded by the coding sequence ATGAGCGGGACCACTCGCGCACTTCCGCTCGCCGGGGCCGTCGAGGTGCGGCGCACCGTCGCCGCCTACCTGCGCCCGCACCGCGGGCTGTCCGCGGCGATGGTGGCGACGGCCGTGCTCGCCGCGCTCGCCGGGCTGGTCGCGCCGTGGGCGATCGGCGGGCTGGTGGACGGGGTGCTGGCGGGCACCACGCCGGCGGAGATCGTCGTGCGCACCGCCGTCGTCGCGGTCGCCGGCCTGCTCAGCGCGGTGCTCACCGCGGTCAGCGCCGCCCTCGTCGCGAAGCTCGGGCAGCGGGTGCTGGCCCGGATGCGGGAGGACACCGTCTCCGCCGCGCTGCACCTGCCGTCGGCGGTGATCGAGCGCTCCGGCCGCGGCGACCTGCTCAGCCGCGTCGGCGACGACGTGGCGGTGATCAGCCAGGTCGTCGCCGCGCTGCTGGCGCCGTGGATCACCGCCCTGCTGACCGTGGCCCTGACGATGGGCGGCCTGTTCGCGCTCGACCCGTGGCTGATGGTGGCGGGGATGCTGGCGCTGCCGGTGTACGGGTTCTCGCTGCGCTGGTACCTGCCGCGCGCCGCGCGCCGCTACTCCGCGGAGCGGGCCGCGTTCGCCGACCGGGCGGAGTCGCTGGTCTCCGCGCTGGAGGGGCTGCCCACGCTGCGCGCCTACGGCGCCGAAGCCGAGCACGTCGGGCTCGTGGAGCGGTCCTCGGACCGGGCGCGCGGGCTGTCCCGCAGCGTCGTGTGGTTCTCCACCCGCTGGGGCAAGTGGATGAACATCGCCGAGCTCGTCGGGTTGTCCGCCATCGTCGTCGCCGGGTTCGTGCTGGTCGACGTGGGTGCGGCGACCGTCGGCGCGGTCACCGCGGCGGCGTTGTACTTCCACCGGTTGTTCAACCCGCTGAGCCTCCTGGTGGCCAGCTTCGACCAGGTCCAGTCCGCGTTCGCGAGCCTGCAGCGCATCGTCGGCGTCCTCGGCATCCCGCGCGAGCGGCCGGCCGGGGCCCACGACGGCGCGCCCGCCGCGCTCGTCGCCGACAGGGTGACCTACCGCTACCCGGGTTCGGCGGAGCCGGTGCTGCACGAGGTGTCGCTGCGGATCGAACCGGGGGAGACGATCGCGCTGGTCGGCGCGAGCGGTGCGGGCAAGTCCACGCTGGCGACGCTGCTGGCGGGACTGGTCGAGCCGGACGAGGGCACCGTCACCTTCGGCGGAGGCCCGGTGGCCGGGACGGGCGCGGTGCTGCTGGTGCCGCAGGAGGCGCACGTGTTCAGCGGCCCGCTGATCGAGGACCTGCGCCTGGCCCGGCAGGACGCGACGGAGGCGGAGGTCCGGCACGCGCTGGAGGTCGTCGGCGCCGACTGGATCGAGGAGCTGCCCGAGGGCGTGCACACCGCCGTGGGCGAGCTCGGCCACCCGCTCGGCCCGGACCGGGTCGCGCAGGTGGCGCTGGCCCGCGCGCTGCTCGCCGACCCGGCCGTGGTGCTGCTGGACGAGGCGACCGCAGAGGCGAGCAGCCGCGAAGCCGGCCGCCTGGAGGACGCCGCGGCCGCGGTGCTGCGCGACCGCGCCGGGCTCGTGGTGGCGCACCGGCTGCGGCAGGCCGCGATCGCCGACCGGGTGCTGGTGATGGACGACGGGCGCGTCGTCGAGTCCGGCGCGCACGACGAGCTGCTCGCCGCGGGCGGGCACTACGCGCGGCTGTGGGAGGCCTGGAGCACGCCCCGTCCGGAGGCGAAGCTGGCCCTGGAGGGCTGA
- a CDS encoding ABC transporter transmembrane domain-containing protein codes for MDAKERGGTSRARRLVLRRQRVRVLIASLLLMGHQACEALVPLAIGLAVDEAVATGEPRALLWCVCGLVLLFTALTTCYRWFSRLGRAAAIDESHALRVQLAGRSLLGSGTRRRHGELLAIASSDADQVSRAVIWVAGLAGSISALGVSCVVLLGIDVRLGVLLIVTAVVTTLGLNMVSPMLSRRVSGQQDGLAAASALATDLVTGMRVVRGLSAQDGAVARYREVSRRAEAAAIRAGVGRSLQLGATVLAGTLVLAVSVGAAGLLAVEQVITVGSFVAAVGAAQFIAEPLSAAGMYLQIGAAALASGRRVDAVLDEQEDAAGDTGPATGPRVELRLDRGGCTGVVAEGRDVERILEVLRGDPAGARNGLTVTWTGGEPDAVHVEPRQAQLFTGTIAENLALGRDTAGEPRPALVASGAAPFVDAQPDGLDEHVRARGLSLSGGQRQRLALARALHADPDVLVLVDPTTALDSVTEEAVADGLHALRHGDGEPRTTVLITTSPVLLARAERVRFLTADGEVVTGEHRTLLDEHADYYRKVVG; via the coding sequence GTGGACGCGAAGGAACGCGGCGGGACGTCGCGCGCACGCCGCCTCGTGCTGCGCAGGCAACGGGTGCGGGTGCTCATCGCCTCCCTGCTGCTGATGGGGCACCAAGCCTGCGAGGCGCTGGTCCCGCTGGCGATCGGGCTCGCCGTGGACGAGGCCGTGGCCACCGGCGAACCGCGGGCGCTGCTGTGGTGCGTGTGCGGGCTGGTGCTGCTGTTCACCGCGCTGACCACCTGCTACCGCTGGTTCTCCCGGCTCGGCCGGGCCGCGGCGATCGACGAGTCGCACGCGCTGCGGGTCCAGCTGGCCGGCCGGTCGCTGCTGGGCTCCGGGACGCGCCGGAGGCACGGTGAGCTGCTGGCGATCGCCTCCTCCGACGCCGACCAGGTCTCCCGCGCGGTGATCTGGGTGGCCGGGCTCGCCGGGTCGATCTCGGCGCTCGGCGTCAGCTGCGTCGTGCTGCTCGGCATCGACGTGCGGCTGGGCGTGCTGCTGATCGTCACGGCGGTGGTCACCACCCTCGGGCTGAACATGGTCTCGCCGATGCTGTCCCGCCGGGTCTCCGGGCAGCAGGACGGCCTCGCCGCCGCCTCCGCGCTCGCCACCGACCTGGTGACCGGGATGCGGGTGGTGCGCGGCCTCAGCGCGCAGGACGGCGCCGTCGCCCGGTACCGGGAGGTCAGCAGGCGCGCGGAAGCCGCCGCGATCCGCGCGGGCGTCGGGCGGTCGCTGCAGCTGGGGGCGACGGTGCTGGCCGGGACGCTGGTGCTGGCGGTGTCGGTGGGTGCCGCCGGGCTGCTCGCCGTCGAGCAGGTCATCACCGTCGGGTCCTTCGTCGCCGCCGTCGGCGCGGCCCAGTTCATCGCCGAACCGCTCTCCGCCGCCGGGATGTACCTGCAGATCGGGGCGGCCGCGCTGGCCAGCGGTCGGCGCGTCGACGCCGTCCTCGACGAGCAGGAGGACGCGGCGGGCGACACCGGGCCCGCGACCGGACCGCGCGTGGAGCTGCGGCTGGACCGGGGCGGCTGCACCGGCGTCGTCGCCGAGGGCCGCGACGTCGAGCGGATCCTCGAAGTGCTGCGCGGCGACCCGGCGGGCGCGCGCAACGGGCTCACCGTCACCTGGACCGGCGGCGAACCGGACGCGGTGCACGTCGAACCGCGGCAGGCGCAGCTGTTCACCGGGACCATCGCGGAGAACCTCGCACTCGGCCGGGACACCGCGGGCGAACCCCGGCCCGCGCTGGTCGCCTCCGGCGCGGCGCCGTTCGTCGACGCGCAGCCCGACGGCCTCGACGAGCACGTGCGGGCGCGCGGGCTGAGCCTGTCCGGCGGGCAGCGGCAGCGGCTCGCGCTCGCCCGCGCGCTGCACGCCGACCCCGACGTGCTGGTGCTGGTCGACCCGACCACCGCGCTCGACTCGGTGACCGAGGAGGCCGTCGCCGACGGGCTGCACGCGCTGCGCCACGGCGACGGCGAACCCCGCACCACCGTCCTGATCACCACCAGCCCGGTGCTGCTCGCGCGCGCCGAGCGGGTGCGGTTCCTCACCGCGGACGGGGAGGTCGTCACCGGCGAGCACCGGACCCTGCTGGACGAGCACGCCGACTACTACCGAAAGGTCGTGGGATGA
- a CDS encoding TetR/AcrR family transcriptional regulator, translated as MVGSERPARADARRNRERLLAAASAAFAAGGTVSLEAVAREAGVGIGTLYRHFPTREALVEAVYATELDDVASSAAALLAELPPDAALRAWMRRYAAFVATKRGMFDALSASWSAGSMSVSTTRERITGALVTLLDAGARDGSLRADVEAEDVLAMLLGAFHSAVAEGAPERTDRVLDLVLDAVRPR; from the coding sequence TTGGTTGGATCCGAGAGACCCGCCCGCGCCGACGCGCGCCGCAACCGCGAGAGGCTCCTCGCGGCCGCGTCCGCCGCCTTCGCCGCCGGTGGCACCGTCTCCCTGGAAGCGGTCGCCCGCGAGGCGGGAGTCGGGATCGGTACCCTGTACCGCCACTTCCCGACCCGCGAAGCACTGGTCGAGGCCGTCTACGCCACCGAGCTCGACGACGTCGCGAGCAGTGCCGCCGCGCTGCTCGCCGAACTTCCGCCCGACGCGGCGCTACGCGCCTGGATGCGGCGGTACGCGGCCTTCGTCGCCACCAAGCGGGGCATGTTCGACGCGCTCTCCGCGAGCTGGTCCGCCGGGAGCATGTCGGTGTCGACCACCCGGGAGCGGATCACCGGAGCCCTCGTCACCCTGCTCGACGCCGGGGCGCGGGACGGGTCGCTGCGCGCGGACGTCGAAGCCGAGGACGTCCTCGCGATGCTGCTCGGCGCCTTCCACTCCGCCGTCGCGGAAGGGGCGCCGGAGCGGACTGACCGGGTGCTCGACCTGGTGCTCGACGCCGTGCGCCCCCGCTGA